Within the Platichthys flesus chromosome 16, fPlaFle2.1, whole genome shotgun sequence genome, the region CACAGACCTGGATGAAAAATGAGAGGTGACAAAGAgatatacatataaacatatagagaattatatatatatagagagagagacatagtttcaagataaaaatctaaaagaaTGACAAACTCTAAAGGAAAGTTTCTGTGAATAAACAAGGATCTCCTGCTTTGGGTCCGACTCCCCGGCAGAGCTGCTAGGAAGGAGACATATCTGAAAATGTCAGCTCCAGAGCAGCGCttcctcctcacttcctgtgtaCGCATCACGACGGGAGAATCAGTCCGAATTTTAACCCCCTGCTGTTTGAATgaatctacccccccccccccccccccacagctgaTCAttatttctctgcctcctcgctccttcctcctcttcattttcCACTCTCCATAAACACTCAGtgatttgattgtgtgtgtcagcagcgtCACAGAGAAGCTAAATGCCAGTATTAGGTCAGGTCATGTCGGACagtgtctccttgtctctgtctGGAACAGGAGACACCGGGGAAAGAGACAGACTTGTGGATTTTAGAGGAGGCAATGTATCCAGACCACTCACGTAACCAATTTGTACAACGTCTCTACCCCAATGTGAAATGGGATTTGCTCCAGCAGGTATAGTAAATGGATGGTTGTTTAATTGGGTTACACCACACTCTATTATACATTAGGTAGTTTCTTTATCTGcatgtctgatgtgtgtgtacCCATAATTTGGTATTTCATCTCATGTCACGAGAAAATGGGATAACGCATGTCTGTATGCATTCATTACATTcaatacattacatttattaccccccccccaccatacgATGAATGTAAAAGAGCAAAAAACAATAAGCAATTGTCACAAAACAGTCATGACAAGTTATTAAATATTAAGGTATGGTATAAGCAGTGAATAATACGACCCCTGCTTGGTTCATGCAGGTTTACAGTGCAGCACTTCTTCCTCAGGACTCATTATGCACTGCTGATCAACTGCTGATGATTTGTGGATATATATATCTGTGGGAGTTGAGGTTCAGACAGAACACATTAATGAGCATCTCAGACTCAGCCATTAAATGTGGCTGGCGGGAGAATGACTCATGACCGACTCCCAcaagtgaaaaaacaacaggtAAAGCCTTTTCTCCGACGTCCTTATACACATCCTCAAAGTGGACAAAGCCATCTTAAGACAAATCCAGAATATGAACAGTGCAGATATGGAAACCTGCATATTAGATTATCATTTAAGAAACCAGTACAACACAACCTGTCCCTCTTCTTTTCCCCCTTCATACATTATGTCTAATTTTCTCTCCAAACCAGCCGCCTACATAGGAATCCATATGCTCTACATCTCTGTATAGTCTCCCTGTGCTGGACCAGTCCCTTTGTTGGGGCGCAAGGCAGGCGGCGGTGAGTCAGTTCCTCAGTAATGGATGAGGGGGACCCAAGACATGAAGTTTAATCACTGTGGCTTAGTAGAGCGAGGCGTGCAGAGCAGCCAGAcgccagaggagagagggggaacagGGTCGGATGGGGGAAAATGTCCAGATCCAGAAAGATGAAGATGTGTTGGGAAATAAGGCAGATGGATAGATTGAGATGGAAAGAAAGGTGGGAGCATGTCTTGCTATAATGTCAGGAAAGCAATGTATAAACAGCCCTAGGTTAAAataaaggagggaggaaaaataataaatctctGTAGCAGACCACCAGGATAGTCTGTGAAAAGCATGATGTAAGTTTCTCTTCCTACCTTGGTGGTCCACTGAGGGTTTGGATGCTTGGAGAATCTTGGGGATGGAGAAGCCCATGTCCAGCTCTGTCAAAGTCAACTCGTTCATTACGTACGGCAGCTgaaacacaggagacacaacTGAGACGTCAAAACAGacgacagagacacacagctaTGGCTTGAACTGACCGTACTGGAAATTCATTATAGCTAGTACAATTCATACTAGCGTCAGTACCCACCCTGATCTTACTGAGCTTCATTTGGATCTTCTTGGAGACCACGTTGGCCCAGTACTTCTCTCCCAGGAAGTCCCAAAACATCCTCCCCAGGAACGCGTTGACCCAGGCCTCAGGCTCCACAGTCTCTTCTGAACTCCTGCGTAACTGAAGGAGACACATACAGGTGTGTACTGCAGCTTCACTGTTCTTGACATTATTGGTTTAGGTCTGGTATGATAACAGCCTATATCAAGCTTGGGCTTCATTTAAGCATCTATATAGCTCCAGCCGGATGAATACGTTTTGTGTTGGACACTTTTTGAACCTCCCCGTTAGAGAACGATTCAGGAACATGGTGGCCAGTCTGGAGGTGTGGCACTCTATTTCACGTGCCCTCTTAGCtgggcatgtgtcttttcaGCCTCTCCTCTGGTTCATACCTTTTTGGTAGTTTGGGGGCTGCTCTCAGGGCTGTTTGCGGGGCTGTCAGTGGCAGTCGGGCTCCTCTGTGGTGCCTGGGGGTTGACGTATTTGGCCATATAGACATTATAGTCCAACAGCATCTTCTGCTTCACCCCTCCGGTGAAGCCACAGGAGGGAGCCGTGGAGGTGGAGGCAGTGTCTCTGTGACGCAACTGTGGGAGCTCCTCCATGCTTTCCCGGCTGCTTCTCCTGTCGTCGGCCTCCGGGCCTCCGCCAGACtgggtgctgctgctgcggctgtggGAGGTCTGGAGGGCTAAATGCacagagggggtgggggggtagcaGGATGAGAAAAGTAAAGGAAGGTTAAAGGATCAGCGtgtagattcaggtgaaattcgacacactgaaccttaaatGGGATATAATTCGGCATCAATATTTTCAATCACTTCAATCGATCCCTGATAATTTGCAAAACGTGAAAGCAATGCACTTTCTGTTTTTGGATAGTTGTCATCTAATCCCCTGTGTATCCAGTTCTCAGTGCAACACTGAATCATTATGCTTTACAGAGTATGTCATGCAGCATCCTGTGATTCACATTAGCTCTGAAATAGTAATTTTCCACATAACTGCTGTGTGTAGCCACAAAACAACTCGATGCTCAAATCATCTTCCCAGTAATCCTGTTTACCCTGCACTGCTTTTTATCACTGGACCAATACAGTGCCAGTGTTTCCCTTTGAATTGGCCCTTATCCTCGCAGGCTTATGCTGCACAGTAGACCAGTGCTATAATATGCTGTCTCTCTGTGCATGTAATCCTGCTGACCCATTCACACTCATCTGTTGGCTCCGTTGAGGGGATTGCCGGTCCCTAAGCTGAGGCTTATGCATAGATCTGATGGTTGTGCAGTTACAAATTCAAGAGAATAGATGTTCTGACTGTGGAGAgcgatgtgtgtctgtggaatttaaatgtgtgtgtgtgtgtgtaacttcaACCATTTACAGTACTATTTGAATCTTGGTGTATGATACTACATATGCACAGCTCAGTCACAAACTCACCACTCTTGCAGATGCTAGGCAGACCGCCACCTCTCCCATCTGACTTGGTGCGGGATGCTATGAGAAATCTCCGGAACCACTCCTCCTTTTCCCGGCCCGTCCTCCCAAACAGATAGATTGTCAAATCACATCCTCCAGAAGGGGGTTTCTTGGGTTCCTCTGTTGATGTCGATCCTTCGGCCTtctcccctctgtctgtcctttcGAGCTTCTCACCCGGCCCTGCTGATTTGTCCTCCCCAGCTTCAGACCTCTCTCCCTGGGCCTTGGACATGAAGTCTTCCTGCTTGGCCAACTCAATGCAAATAGGGTACTTTTTATTCCAAACTCTCTTCCGAGCCAAGCTCTGGGGCATCAGGTAGATCTACGGGGGCAAAGAGAGCGAGTTCAAACAAAtgcatgaagatgatgatgttaCAGTGTTCtattgttgttctttttcttaGGTTAGTAAATGGCAGTTCAACATCAACACTTTGTAATGCACAGTAACTATACATGTGTGTCACACTTGCTCCGGGGTGTGACAAGGCAGCAACTGAGGGTTTGAAATGTTCTTAACATTTTGACCTAAACACGCATTACCAGCAAGTGCAGATGACTCAtatattatgttttcatatttattttacccTAAGCTCCATTAGTATTTGACCGTCAAACCTGAAACCTTTTTATTTGTAGTTATTTATAAACAAGAAACTAAAAATGAAGCctcaattatatttatttgtgataAAGTTTTGATTAagaaatcttttatttttgatggATACATTATTTGTTGCCTAAAATCAGCCTCCAAACATAAACTTAGTCGGGCTCTACTATGACATATCATGTGGCATCAATTCTTGCTCGACATGAACTCATTAGAGCGATAGATGTGGGCTTTCCTGAAGTATTAGCTGTGTTACCAGGTCGTTTTACTCAGATCGGATGGGAGagatatttaatttttataagCTGTAAAAATGCAGCCTCTCTAAATGCAAGTAACAATCGAGAATATCAATTCAGAGTAGAATGACCTTTGCTCCATATCACACTGACATGAGAAATGTCTTCTCACTGTCCTGCCCTCAGATATGCAAAATCATTAAGACAACGCACcattacacaacacacagggtcAGTGACCTGTGATACTCACCCCATGTTTATACACAGTGACTCTGGAAATAAGTAGCTTTGTCACAGAACATGACTTATTAGCATGATCATGCACTCAGGCAAAGGCAAATGTGAGAGGACGTATGCTTAATGTCACAATCTCTTTAGCTTATCATCAAGAACTCAAATAcgcgggacacacacacacacttaactaATTAATATCCTCTTTATCTCTTATGTCAACATCTCTCTACACCCAGGACCAACCTTGCTGTCAGTCAGGTCGTAGATCTTCTGGCTGATGTAGGTGACGTCGGGTTTAGGCTCATTGTGTGTGGCACGGCGGGAGATGTTCCGGTTTGGCTTGGACAGACGCAAGACGGAGTCCTCTAGACGGACGTAAACTGAGTGGGTCAGGGTGGCATGGTACATCTCCGGGTCATAGTTGGGGATCTCATTCATCCAGCCCTGAGAGATTGTAGGACGGAGGAGGGAAAGAGTTTTCATTACCGAACCAAACATTTGCTTccaaagcacagacacacatcagaccCTCTGTACAACAACCTTAACACCATCCACAACAAACTCAGCAGAGCGCACACTTCCATCAAGGCCTAACTAGATCTGTGGGGGTTTAATGGATGTGCACCAAAATACACactctcataaatatcagtaccCTTAACAAGccagattattttcatcaagatccttcAATTGGTCTCTAAGAGGAATAGTTGGAAAAATCTcagaatgttaaagaaagtgaaaaaatccAGGAACTGCTCCCTCATCTTGATCCGCACCAGAATTTAAAGGGTTCTTCCCCCCCtagacaaaaaggaaaacattaacCCCTTGTCGGAGGTAAAGATAACATGGGACATCTCACACCCAAGTCTTTCCTGATCATCAATAGAGGGAGGGCACAATGAAACCCATGTGTTACCCCCCTACTCGTCTGCTTTCGGGTCTGTTATTCATATTTCAATATCAAATTTTATACGGCTGCAGTCAGAGCTCCTCTTTTGGAACAGCTGTGCGCTGTAGCCAGGAGGCTCTGCTATACAGCATCcccacaaaggcacacacacacatcttcacatGCTTATATAACTCCATCCATCTGCTAAACATCACAGAGTGAGGTGCGGAAAGTGTGAAAATATGGTGCTGCTCTCATCTGATAGTTTGATTCAAAATGTGTCCATAACAGGAGAGGTGTAATGAAACCTCAGACTGTTGCTGCTGGTCCCCATGAGGCCGTAGAGTTTAATTCTTCTACCTCGTCAGTCCCAGTGGATGCTCGGTGAGCAGAGCCAATTCAGTTGCAGCAAGAGCAGAAATTTGCACATGGTgtgaaagagtgaaagatgCAATAGAAAAACTTTTGGTGGATGAAAACTATAATTTATAATACAAATTTGAAGTTAAAAGCCCTAAAAGAACGTCCATGCTTTTTGTCACCTTGAATATTCCTGGTTCTTTTATATCCAACTGGGCCACGTTCCAGTGtcctaccccccccctccctcttctcgTGCCTGATGAGGAGCGGCGAGGAGAGGACAGCCAGAGGACCAGTAAGGCCAACATGAACCCGGCTGCTATCCCATGCACCACTGCAGATACACAGGGGGGCACAGGAAGGACTAAGTACAGGTACAACAACTGTGTTAAGAAGAGGAGTCCAGTCACAGGCACAGAGTCCAACTCCTCCTCcgctttctcctcctcctcggcatCGTGTTCGCTGCACAAAACAGTGCTACCAGCATGGGGATGTCGGGGCCGTGCACATTCCCCATCTGGTGTCTCAGTACCAGCACTCAACTCAAAGTCTTCACTGTACAGTTCACAGAagtcctcgtcctcctgtcGAGCAACCAGAGCTGACATAGAGCAGCGGCCCAGAGTGAGAGACGGAGACTTGTGGAAAGTGGACGAGGAGGCCTGCGTGGGGGCTGGAGAtgggaaggagaaaaaaactgaGTCTGGGCCTCTGCCTGTGGGTGTCTcgtcctcttcttccccttctgtcccttcctcctccttgatGCTGTAGTTGCTTGTAACTTCTGCATGTCCGTTTACTGCCGTCACTGCGCTCAGCTCGGACGCACTCGAGGAGAGGAATTTTGCGCGATGAGCGGAGCTTCCACCTGTTCCCACGCCAGACTCATCCCCAATGATCTTACTAAAAAGCTGCAGGGGGTCTGACATCACCTCTGACAGCCGCCGCTTGGTGTCCTCTATCCTGGCCTCCACCTCTTGGACCTTGAAGAAAGACCTACCATCTGGGGACATGATCGGGGAAGAAGGGGCTGTTTTGGAGTCTCTACCTGCTTTAGTGACAATGACGGGGCTGGAGGAGAGACGGGGCTGCGAGAACTGCTTGAAGAGCTGCATGTTGCGGGGTGGAGGCCGATGGGATGGCTGagtttgctgctgttgctgatgAAGATAGTGATGAAGAGGACCCTCTTGATGTTCGGCCTTTGAAGTGTCCGTGGATAGAGACTTAACAAAAGATTTCATTAAGTGCCGGTGCCGTGCTTGGGGTGGTGCGACAGTGGTGGCAGTTGTGGATTCTCGAGATTCAACGTCATTGGACAAAGACCTGACCAGGCTGAGAAAAGGCTTGGAGGACGACAGCGCTGCTGACTTACAAGGGGAGGAGGCACCGGAGCTTGTGGATGGAGGATTAGCTGTGGGTCGGTCTGAGGGCCAGGAGGAGCTGGTAGGTGGGCTGGAGCTCAGGTGGGAGTGGGTGGAGGTGGGGATAATAGTCATGGCtgcagagggtgtgtgtggctGAGGGTCGGAGGGTTGCACAGACAGGGTGGTGGATGAAACAGGGAGCACAGCAGATCCAGAGCAGGCTTCTGCTACTGTGGCTTCAAACTGAAGCTCCTCTATTGCCTCCATGCCCGTGGTGACAGACTGCTCCTCAGGCCCTGAAGCTTCTGGGCCTTGCAGTCCATCTGCCCCATCCACCTCAAATTTAGCTTCAACTGGTGCCCCGTAaagttcctcctcctcatcgtcctcctccttccccaGGGCAGAGAAGTGGATGGTGATGGTGTCACGAGAGAGGGAGCGCTGCACTTGCAGCTTGGGTCCAGGGGCGTGACGAGGGGGAGGGGTGTCAGCATGCTGGCCActtcccctgctgctgctgcccggaCTGCTCATCACCACCCTGCACAGGGCTCACAGCCtgggagagacagatggagacagaagCAATTCACAGTTaataacaacagaaacagaTAAACACTGATCTGAAACATCAGAGCAGGGAAGGAGGTTGAGAAACTGTAGTGCAAATCAACGACTTcactgcacacgcacacacacacacacacacacacacacacacacacagaaacacacacgctctaGGACAGGGGAGAACAAACTCTATCTATGCTAATGTGAGTGGACTGGACAGGTATGTCCACGCTGCCCGATCCATTAGCTCTCGCCTGTAGCTGACAGACTGACTCACTCTCAGGCCGGCCTTTCTCTGTTTTGCCTGCACCCACACTTATTCACTTATTCACCCCCACTATGGCATCATGATTAATGGGTTACCTCTGAACATACACGGCCTGAGGAGGAGGGCCATCAACATTTCAGATGACTCCATCCTCCACGGGGCGCAGACGGCAGATGACTAAATGCTGTGTGGTGGTGCACAGGAAAGTCGGCTACAACAGTGGATTCATGGACATTTATTCTTCTCTTTATGAACTTAAACATGCTTTAATTGATACATTTTTTCCACTGAAATCCCAACACTGACACAAGCTGTTTTCGAGCTCATAGGAGCAGTAAAGTCAGTATTGTATAATCAGCAGGGTTGTGGTaattaaaccaaaacaatgggctgaaaGATGCTACAGTTctctgcagggatgaagatgaCTGCTGAGTCTGGTGACAGTTTCATGTGCCTGTTAGCAATGTCCTTAACATCGAACATAGTGATTTAGCCCAAAGTCTGTATCTAAATACTGATTGTTGATTGGGTTTTAATAAGATGTGGTTATAATGCTTTGAGACTCTAAATGTGACAAATGGATCGACGCCTGCGAGGcagttcaggcagccaactcgagGTGCGCGGCTCCAGTCATGTGACATatatcatgtgacatacctcactcttCCAATCATCCAACTATAGGTTCCGATGGGGGCAGGGTTACAAGTATCACTAACACGTTACTCCCATCATATCATGGAATCATATCAGGGGGAGTTATTAAGtcggagcctagacgccaaacactaaccTGAAATAGCtgtaaatgaatatataaatctAAAAACTGGAGCCATCAACAAAAATGCCTACACATTATTACTTATATTATTACTCATTTATATAAATTTCTTAAGCATTGTTTTGATACTGCCTATTGTATTAGTTGTCTCTGtctttgaatatttaaattgtatatattaCCATTGTGTGACTGTCACATGTTGTGTAATCTGTGTGCCTAATTGGGCcctaaaaacagaaacaagtgcATACATGTGACAAAGCTTCCTTCCCCCAGCCGAGCCTGACAACATGCAGGAGATAATCACACAACAAAGGAGCTGTTCAGCTTCAGTGATCAGAAGAACCAAGTGTGTCTGGTTCAGCCTCAACAAAGCAGAACCAAAGTCATTCATCATGCGGGGATTTCACTGAACGAGGCCTCATGCTGTGTCATCATGCCTGGTTAGTATtatcaaacacatacacacacactctgcttgtttttttcatcttcagCTGTGAAGGACGGACAGAGGCAACAACAAAAGTGGTCGGCACATGTGATTGTCTGCGTTTCTGAGGAAGCCTCAGTGCCCCTTGGGGCTCTCTGGTTGGCACCGCAGCTCCAGACATTGTATTTGCTGCGATTGAATAACAGAGCATATGACTATCCTAGGCAGCCATTCACTCGGCTCTGCTAAAATGGGGTTTTGTCTGTGTCATTTTGAGAATAAGTGCGTGGTGGTGAAGTGTAATTCAATTAAAGTCAGAAGAATGGCAAcggatggagagagaagaaatgGGGAGGATGACACAACGAAAttgatggagaggagagggtaAATGAAAATTAGGGGAGATAGAGTAATTTAGATGcaagtggttgttgttgtcattTGAGCCTGAAGGACGGCTGGAGAGATTGTGGAGGTCGACagggtgatcagagagagaTGGTTTTCCTTTGGTCAGCTTCGAGGAGGAGGCAGACatacagagaggagaggagaggagaggagaggagaggagaggagagga harbors:
- the tex2 gene encoding testis-expressed protein 2, which encodes MSSPGSSSRGSGQHADTPPPRHAPGPKLQVQRSLSRDTITIHFSALGKEEDDEEEELYGAPVEAKFEVDGADGLQGPEASGPEEQSVTTGMEAIEELQFEATVAEACSGSAVLPVSSTTLSVQPSDPQPHTPSAAMTIIPTSTHSHLSSSPPTSSSWPSDRPTANPPSTSSGASSPCKSAALSSSKPFLSLVRSLSNDVESRESTTATTVAPPQARHRHLMKSFVKSLSTDTSKAEHQEGPLHHYLHQQQQQTQPSHRPPPRNMQLFKQFSQPRLSSSPVIVTKAGRDSKTAPSSPIMSPDGRSFFKVQEVEARIEDTKRRLSEVMSDPLQLFSKIIGDESGVGTGGSSAHRAKFLSSSASELSAVTAVNGHAEVTSNYSIKEEEGTEGEEEDETPTGRGPDSVFFSFPSPAPTQASSSTFHKSPSLTLGRCSMSALVARQEDEDFCELYSEDFELSAGTETPDGECARPRHPHAGSTVLCSEHDAEEEEKAEEELDSVPVTGLLFLTQLLYLYLVLPVPPCVSAVVHGIAAGFMLALLVLWLSSPRRSSSGTRRGRGGVGHWNVAQLDIKEPGIFKGWMNEIPNYDPEMYHATLTHSVYVRLEDSVLRLSKPNRNISRRATHNEPKPDVTYISQKIYDLTDSKIYLMPQSLARKRVWNKKYPICIELAKQEDFMSKAQGERSEAGEDKSAGPGEKLERTDRGEKAEGSTSTEEPKKPPSGGCDLTIYLFGRTGREKEEWFRRFLIASRTKSDGRGGGLPSICKSALQTSHSRSSSTQSGGGPEADDRRSSRESMEELPQLRHRDTASTSTAPSCGFTGGVKQKMLLDYNVYMAKYVNPQAPQRSPTATDSPANSPESSPQTTKKLRRSSEETVEPEAWVNAFLGRMFWDFLGEKYWANVVSKKIQMKLSKIRLPYVMNELTLTELDMGFSIPKILQASKPSVDHQGLWFDVELSYTGSFLMTLETKMNLARLGKEGEGLGEHGKEWLRPRTYCLADSDEESSSAGSSDEEDPQELDSDKPILPGGEGYVGGHRPSKIMRFVDKIAKSKYFQKATETEFIKKKMEEVSNTPLLLTVEVQECRGTLAVNIPPPPTDRIWYGFRSPPHLELKARPKLGEREVTLVHVTDWIEKKLNQEFQKIFVMPNMDDVWLPIMHSAMDTRSDANLVTVTNDALKDPEPEESEVCDM